The DNA region CCAGTATTCAAGGTATTCTCTCGACCTTACGCCAACAGCTTCGTAGTCATCTCCAGTATTCTCTTCATATAATTATACGTATCTCGTTCTCAGTATTCGCAGCTCCTTCAGTGCCTGATAAGCACTGTGCAAACCGCTGGTGGTGGATGGTCTTCCTCATTTAAGCACGTGCTCCTTCCCTACATCGTGACGCCACCTTCCCCTTCCGCTCTTCGCCCTCATTTCAGGTTTCTTTCAGAAGTATTTTCTCCTATCGCCCGCCTCTTTCGGCCATATACCGTGAGTTTAATTCCTACTCCACCTTCCCGTTTCTGTAAGAAGCAGTCTATACCTCTCTTTTAAGTTCTCCCTCACCATTTCATCCTTTAACTCAGTAACTCTTAGCTAGcacctttctctctctcatttctATACTAATTGTTCCACCCTCAGCTGGCTCTCTTCTCCTGGTGTTACATCACCCTACGCCTCGAAGGCTTTTCCAGAGTCCCCATATCCCATGACCTGCCGCATTCATGCTGGCTTTATAACCAGCATCCCCTTATCCCACGCCCTGCAGCATCCCCAGCTGGTTCTCATCTACCAGCACCCCATGCCCTGCCCTGCATTCTGTGCTTCCCATTCCCTGTGTTCTGTGCATCTTACCTCCCGTTGCCCCGCTATGTTCCCTGCTGGTCTTCGCCTTCCTTTCTCACTCTCCCCTCCCGTCGCTGTCATGCTgcctttttctgtttggttcttaCCTTGCAATCTAAGTCAGCGCAGCTCCTCTCCTCTTTACCGTCCAGTCTCCTAACCCCCGGCCTCGGCCCTGGCCTTGACCTCTTTCGAGGGATGGCATTTCTATCAGCATATGGAATGCTGTCACTGTGACGTCACCTccttctgtttggtttttaccTCGCAGTCTAAGTCAGCGCACCTCCTGTCCTTTAGCGCTTTCCATCCCCGATTCTCCGGCCTCAACCTCTTTTTGGGGGATGATGTTCCTAACAGCATATGGAAAGCTCATCCGAGCCCATCGCAAAGTTTGCGATAatcaatgtcctcagccggggcccgagcgccaaagattTAATTCATGCTGTTAATAAACTTTCTAATTGCTTCCCttttctccgtctgagtctctccagattgaaatgataTCAGACCAGTTTCAGAAAGTACATCATTAATTTGATGCTTTGAggtgtgacctctgacctctgtgttGTTCCCTCCTGCAGATCCGGTCTCAGTCAAAGCTAAAGCTGGAGCAGTCGTCACTCTGCCGTGTAAATTTGCTGGGGCCAAAGCTGTTGTCCTGGCAGAGTGGAGCAGACCCGACCAGACCTTGGCGCCGGTTCTTCTTTACAGGAACAAGAAGGTGGATGACAATCAGCTGGCTGCCTATAAGGGCCGCACGTCTCTGCTGGCCGCAGAGAAAGGAGACCTGTCTCTGGTGCTGAAGAAAGTGGTGGGCAGAGACACCGGAAAGTATGAGTGCCGAGTTTTACTGGAAGGATCGGGagacgaagaagaagagctAGAGATAGAGCAGCCCCGGTCAGGcggcagaggaggaagaagtggaACCTTTCTGACAAGTGACCCAATCAGCATCGTTATGCTGAAAGTGGAAGGTCAGTCTgtttctggatcagaacctccCTCTCTACTCCTGCTGAACCCTGGGGTCAAGGGTCACAGCTACCCACCAGCAGTAGGTAACTGGTTTATGCCTTAGCGCCCCCGCCTGGTGTGGAGGATGTCTAGCCACAGGATCAAACTGGTGTGGGTCAGGAGGAACGGCCTGCCTTTACCAGAACCAGTCCTTGATGCTGGTATCGTATCTGAACATACTAGGAGCagtcagcatcatgctgtgggactaACAGCGTgaggccagcagggggcgcagtCAGCGCCCAGTTCACCGTTCAACCACAAACCAACTTCATCCATGTGTCACTGTTACTGGAGACAAAGTGACACACCACTAAAAATAATACCACCAATAAAACCCGGCAGCCCAGCAGGCTGATGATTCTCTGGTGGAACTAACATCTTTTAAACCTGAAATATTCTCTCCAAGTTTCTCATTACAGTTAAAACTGAGTCAAAGCAAATTCTGTAAATATTCAGAACGGTAGTGAAAAGTCAGGAAGGTTACTGCTGGAAATGATGTGAGCTGGTTGTGTGTCTGGAAGTCGTTTCTGTGAGACAGAactggacaggaagctgaggatgGAGCAGGAAGTCTCTGTTTCAGAGCTGAATCAGTCCTCTGTTTCGGTCACAACAACACATCAACGtttccagtgtttccagtgtttccagtgtttGGATGTTAACCTGTCCTGTCTGCTGGCTCCTCTCTGCAGGTGGGCCCAGGCCCGGAGGAGACGTGCAGCTGAGACCCAACACCGTCCTGCCAGTGGGCCTGCTGGCTCTGCTGGCTCTGATCGCTGGACTGTTGTGATCCGCTGCAACATCCGCAGGTTcatcctgcagggggcgccgaggctctgaaatattaaacgttaactttaatctgaaacatCTCTAGATTCTTTTTGAGCTTTTattgcttcaacacacctgaataatCTTAAAGCTTATTCTCAGTTTACACATGAAGgtgaagttttaacattttaatagtaGTGGTGATTGATGTGTTTATAATAACGTCCATTGCTTTGATCAATTCCATGAGTCAAACGTTTAATTTTAGTGATATTTACCATTTTATGACTGAGTTATTGTTATTagtttcaattaaaacaaataacaggAGTTAATAAATTCCAttagtgaaaaaatattttatttggacaTAAGGTAAATGTTGTGGTTTTGTATCTGTATACATCTGACTGGTCAGGAAACAAGTTGATATTAAACTGTATTTGGAGAGTTAtgtcacattaaaataattcagcCAATGAGTGAAGATCCTCTGACACAGCCAGAACAGCGACCCGCCCACCAACACATCCTCCATCTTTTCTCCTCATAGGTTCAGATCCAGAATCTGGATCAGAACTGATCAGAACCTTCTGATCAAACACTTTGTCTCTACAGCCAGGAGTCAGCAGATCAGCTGGAgatgatgaaacagaaataacagaACTGAGAAATCTGGAGAGAACTCCAGATtgtgctggatgataaattgtcccagaataATATTATATTGAGACCATTTACTGACAGTGGTAAAGGCATAATAATATAAGAACACATTcacaaagatcaataaaatgatttctaatgagcatttaacactggaactggaagacattttaaatatccaaaataaacaaacaacaatattaaaaaataaaatgaatcatgaagtctctggaaacaaaactgtccttcaaagaAAGagccagttgagaccaaagcaccagatgAAGTTTAACTTCCAGAACAAGCAGAAGACGACTgagaaaaatgatgaaaaatcagaaaatgcCAAGAGGCAAAATTCATTTCAGGGCTTTTGTGATTTAATGCACTTCATGGAGCAAAGTTTTAACTTTCCCAATAATTACAAATACTTAAAGGCGCTAAACTGGGAGCTTCATCAACAGCAGGAAGTGTCGCTCTGACCACTGATTGGACACTGGGCCGCACGTTTATaaacagtacagtagttatttagcctgtcatgAAGAAAATTCAGTCACCAGCTTACtcctacatttataaatgtcagtgttccaaactaaatatttagcattaaatatttagttagcaagttaaAGATTCGGCTGagattttggttttgctttttattttttactggcGCCAGACCagttggtggcggtaatgcaccaTCTTCGTTGTTTCCCAACCGCCAGTAAACatcacagaagaagaagcat from Xiphophorus maculatus strain JP 163 A chromosome 14, X_maculatus-5.0-male, whole genome shotgun sequence includes:
- the LOC102217237 gene encoding hyaluronan and proteoglycan link protein 4-like; protein product: MTLNFGRRNRPNQEMASLTDSLFLLSVVFWQFVAAADPVSVKAKAGAVVTLPCKFAGAKAVVLAEWSRPDQTLAPVLLYRNKKVDDNQLAAYKGRTSLLAAEKGDLSLVLKKVVGRDTGKYECRVLLEGSGDEEEELEIEQPRSGGRGGRSGTFLTSDPISIVMLKVEGGPRPGGDVQLRPNTVLPVGLLALLALIAGLL